In one window of Desulfuromonadales bacterium DNA:
- a CDS encoding GNAT family N-acetyltransferase, protein MEIMAPTDADWQVFLALARAEGWRVPKSELALFRGPLAGSAFVLRRGEDVLGFVTAVAHEKSGWIGNLIVPGTCRGRGYGALLFDHAVDVLERLGVASIWLTASPSGRPLYEKKGFAVIDGVVRWTLKAEGGSLAEEGKTDIAGLLAGDVQVWGESRNRLLSPLARAGEVFACGRTVALLQGGQGMQVLGPWISAECCPRENRRLLLAVLGAAAERTELVTDAIESSPLQSLLRAAGFTRQGRCDLMVRGETGGVRLADLVSLASLGSMG, encoded by the coding sequence ATGGAAATCATGGCGCCGACGGATGCGGACTGGCAGGTCTTTCTTGCTCTGGCGCGGGCGGAAGGCTGGCGGGTGCCGAAAAGCGAACTGGCCCTCTTCCGCGGGCCGCTGGCGGGGAGCGCCTTCGTCCTGCGCCGCGGCGAAGACGTGCTCGGCTTCGTCACCGCCGTGGCGCACGAGAAAAGCGGCTGGATCGGCAACCTGATCGTTCCTGGCACCTGCCGTGGACGCGGCTATGGGGCCCTGCTTTTCGACCACGCCGTGGACGTGCTGGAGCGGCTGGGCGTCGCGAGCATCTGGCTGACCGCCTCACCCTCGGGGCGCCCCCTGTACGAGAAGAAGGGGTTCGCCGTCATCGATGGGGTGGTGCGCTGGACGCTCAAGGCGGAAGGCGGAAGCCTGGCCGAAGAAGGAAAGACGGATATCGCGGGGCTTCTGGCCGGCGACGTCCAGGTCTGGGGTGAGTCGCGCAACCGTCTGCTGTCGCCACTGGCCCGGGCGGGAGAGGTCTTCGCCTGCGGCCGCACGGTGGCGCTGCTGCAGGGCGGCCAGGGCATGCAGGTGCTCGGGCCGTGGATCTCCGCAGAGTGCTGCCCGCGGGAGAACCGCCGTCTGCTGCTGGCCGTTCTCGGGGCGGCGGCGGAGCGGACCGAGTTGGTAACGGACGCGATCGAATCCTCGCCGCTTCAGTCGCTGCTGCGAGCGGCCGGCTTCACCCGGCAGGGGCGCTGCGACCTGATGGTACGGGGAGAGACGGGCGGGGTTCGCCTGGCGGATCTGGTGTCGCTGGCCAGCCTGGGGAGCATGGGGTAA
- a CDS encoding twin-arginine translocase TatA/TatE family subunit, whose amino-acid sequence MFGLGTQELIIILVLVLMIFGAGKLPQVGSALGKGLRNLKDGLKDVTEEKEEENKPAPLEKRKEDPSADLPPK is encoded by the coding sequence ATGTTCGGACTTGGAACCCAGGAGTTGATCATCATCCTTGTCCTGGTGCTCATGATTTTTGGCGCCGGCAAGCTTCCCCAGGTAGGCAGCGCCTTGGGCAAGGGACTGCGAAACCTGAAGGATGGGTTGAAAGATGTGACCGAGGAGAAAGAGGAGGAGAACAAACCGGCGCCACTGGAAAAGAGGAAGGAAGACCCGTCTGCCGATCTGCCGCCAAAATGA